From the Carya illinoinensis cultivar Pawnee chromosome 4, C.illinoinensisPawnee_v1, whole genome shotgun sequence genome, one window contains:
- the LOC122307934 gene encoding pentatricopeptide repeat-containing protein At4g39620, chloroplastic: MLQNLSSPSLQPFSASPSPFTHHSSQNYSHAQPWLLQKRPLTRLSSASSRPKRKMVPQSDKSEAEQLVRSIMWNMNGKEPVLKTLNKYVRVVRTEHCFLLFEELGKSDKWLQCLEVFRWMQKQRWYVADNGVYSKLISVMGKKGQTRMAMWLFSEMRNSGCRPDTSVYNALITAHLHSRDKARALGKALGYFEKMKGIEWCKPNAVTYNILLRAFAQARNVEQVNALFKDLNESIVSPDIYTYNGLMDAYGKNGMIREMESVLSRMKSNQCKPDIITFNLLIDSYGKKQEFDKMEQVFKSLLRSKEKPTLATFNSMIINYGKARLREKAENIFQKMKNMGYTPSFITCESLIMMYGLCDCVSRAREIFDGMVQSGKEMKVSTLNAMLDVYCMDGLPMEADMLFRGAKGLGIVPDSSTYKLLYKAYTKANMKELLQNLLKHMDRDGIVPNKRFFLEALGAFQSLPAGMETATATTVVSSPLGRSKT, from the exons ATGCTCCAAAATCTGTCATCTCCCTCTCTCCAGCCCTTCTCAGCGTCCCCTTCTCCATTCACCCACCATTCTTCTCAAAATTACAGCCACGCCCAACCATGGCTTCTTCAGAAGAGACCCTTGACCCGACTCTCCTCCGCCTCGAGCCGACCCAAGAGGAAAATGGTTCCCCAGAGCGACAAATCGGAGGCTGAACAGCTGGTCCGGTCGATCATGTGGAATATGAATGGGAAAGAGCCGGTTTTGAAGACTTTGAACAAGTACGTGAGGGTTGTGAGAACTGAGCATTGTTTTCTTCTGTTTGAGGAGCTTGGCAAGAGTGACAAGTGGCTTCAATGCCTCGAG GTGTTCAGATGGATGCAGAAACAAAGGTGGTATGTTGCTGATAATGGTGTTTATTCGAAATTGATCTCAGTTATGGGGAAGAAAGGCCAAACACGAATGGCGATGTGGCTTTTCTCTGAGATGCGTAACAGTGGGTGCCGGCCTGACACTTCTGTATACAATGCACTCATAACAGCGCACCTACACTCACGGGACAAAGCAAGAGCTTTGGGCAAAGCACTTGGGTACTTCGAAAAGATGAAAGGGATTGAATGGTGTAAACCAAACGCTGTAACATACAACATTCTTTTGAGAGCTTTTGCTCAAGCTCGAAATGTTGAGCAAGTCAATGCTTTGTTTAAAGATCTCAATGAGAGCATTGTTTCCCctgatatttatacatataatggCTTGATGGATGCATATGGGAAAAATGGGATGATCAGAGAAATGGAATCTGTACTTTCTCGCATGAAAAGTAATCAGTGTAAGCCTGATATAATCACTTTTAATTTGCTGATTGATTCGTATGGGAAGAAGCAAGAATTTGATAAGATGGAACAAGTGTTTAAGAGCTTACTGCGCTCCAAGGAGAAACCAACACTGGCTACATTTAATTCCATGATAATTAATTATGGGAAGGCACGTCTCCGGGAGAAAGCAGAAAATATCTtccaaaagatgaaaaatatggGATATACCCCTAGCTTCATCACTTGTGAGAGTCTAATCATGATGTACGGGTTGTGTGATTGTGTTTCCAGGGCTAGGGAGATTTTTGACGGAATGGTTCAATCTGGGAAGGAAATGAAGGTTTCTACCCTTAATGCCATGCTTGATGTATACTGTATGGATGGTTTGCCCATGGAAGCTGATATGCTTTTCAGGGGTGCCAAAGGCTTAGGTATTGTTCCCGATTCATCAACATATAAACTTCTCTATAAGGCTTACACCAAAGCCAACATGAAGGAGCTTTTACAGAATTTGTTGAAGCATATGGACAGAGATGGGATTGTCCCTAATAAGAGATTCTTCTTGGAGGCTTTGGGAGCTTTTCAGTCTTTACCAGCAGGTATGGAGACTGCAACTGCCACAACCGTTGTCAGCAGCCCACTGGGTCGTTCAAAAACATAG
- the LOC122306687 gene encoding uncharacterized protein LOC122306687 yields the protein MARRRAKKTVKKSASSPLIGGNGAVETEAQMEKDEVAFTDQEIERQSAAIRAIRDVEIEHLLTELRLLRSYFSKEQLQSPALQFFKENLPNLSVVGNEGNRQFEVQWNYENSNLYMNPNDGIDLHASILRRLSMVYPDCSGATASLGGVEFSSKAVKTGLLGVGNLQIGDYEPSETQMLGMQDGLRTPRVSSQRLSVGMTPKTLRLPKPGEMLLSVHGSPLGVYKEDNMEAIHESEEG from the exons ATGGCAAGGCGAAGGGCCAAGAAAACTGTCAAAAAATCTGCGTCTTCACCTTTGATTGGTGGAAATGGTGCTGTTGAGACAGAGGCACAAATGGAAAAGGATGAAGTCGCGTTTACAGACCAGGAAA TCGAACGACAAAGTGCTGCCATTAGGGCTATTCGTGATGTGGAGATTGAACATCTGCTAACTGAACTGCGTTTGCTTCGCTCATATTTCAGCAAAGAGCAACTGCAAAGCCCTGCActacaattttttaaagaaaacctCCCAAACCTTTCAGTTGTTGGAAATGAAGGAAACAGACAATTTGAAGTGCAATGGAATTATGAGAACagtaatttatatatgaacCCCAATGATGGAATAGACTTACATGCTTCTATTTTGCGTCGATTGTCCATGGTCTATCCTGACTGCTCTGGTGCTACTGCATCTTTGGGTGGCGTTGAGTTTTCTAGCAAAGCTG TGAAAACAGGCCTTCTAGGTGTTGGTAATTTACAGATAGGCGACTAT GAACCATCTGAGACTCAGATGCTTGGGATGCAAGATGGTCTTCGAACTCCTCGG GTGAGTAGCCAAAGATTGTCTGTTGGGATGACACCCAAAACACTGAGGCTGCCTAAGCCTGGCGAGATGCTTCTCTCAGTCCATGGGTCACCCCTTGGTGTCTACAAGGAAGATAACATGGAAGCCATACATG AGTCCGAAGAGGGTTGA